Part of the Raphanus sativus cultivar WK10039 unplaced genomic scaffold, ASM80110v3 Scaffold0482, whole genome shotgun sequence genome is shown below.
attcttctgcagtaacacaacactttgagTTTGTGTACTTAATATGAAGAGaatttagaatcagtaatctagagcttaagagaagatgaagaagagtttagagtgaattttacaagtattaggctgccttaagagaaagagagttaaggcagcctctaaaccattactctaatctccttacattgtgaatattgtttagacacaagatagagagagagagccacgaaatttagacagagaaacttgtattgatactgaaTAATTTGTTACAAGAGTGGTGAGGCCTTTAAATaggcaatcacttacaataaacaaagattaaataagggaaacataaacaaataattttgtaggaaatgagaacatgccaaaggagatacagccaagttctggatgtgcaggaagagtagaaagggacaggagagaggttgtcacagcctgcttgagtgaaagtgacaggccagctgcttctccaaagcaatccatgtgacttcttcttttcaaattcaaaccagcctctctgatttaaattcaaatgggtttccttgacttctaagtgtttccccacgtccatattagcctccacaactcctttcttgccttgcaagttaagttaggtcaagaagatagcttgtggagcaagactgcacaaaacagaatcaaattggcttttcttcttgaattctcctttgatcatcaaccagcttcttcttctggtcattcctttatttatttcaacactccccctcaagcttgaccataggagatccttgggcaagcttggaactgagagcacttgcctcattaaaaacctaagtgtagaaaacctcatgggacaaaaccatcacttagggaaaaagagtgcaactaccctcagcctagggattggccagtgagtctaaggagcTTAAGATGATTTTCATGGactccttagactctggatcatggcctttcTTCAATGGAATTcaggcaccaatgccttccttgcttcacactcatcacaCCTTTGAGCTTCTTCTTGTGGTCAGAccttgtctccccctttcttttGGCTTCTTGCCTTCATCATGGGTTGAGTCCAAGCCTGCCTTGTTCATGAGCTCAATAggtacctgattcaaacaatgcacaaacacatgcatcaattctcaaggggcaaacctattcaatcatTAGCATAAGTATAGatttaggtacttcccttgcataagtttCTGAAGAATGGACATTGGTGATATAGGCACCAAGGGGAGCCTTCTCAAACTGGTGGGATAGAAGAGTGAATCCAAGAACCGGTTTGATGAGAGATGGTTTGAGATAGAGAGTTCTAGTGTTGTTGATGAATAgatggatggatccggttgAATAGAAACTTAGGAAACAACAATGGAGGATGGgattcaccacttggtcgtataaccaacttgatggatCTATGGATGAGAGATGGAGTGAGgatggatgatggattcaagtggtttgttcgaataaacaacccCACAAGAACAAAGTGATGAACTGATGGAATGAATATGATTGCTTCTCAcaatcaagatggatcgaggtgaaaccacaaactctatggatgggagtttgataaatcacaatattgctctcaagattgcttctcacaaactctcaaaagacttgtatttgctaaagggcaaactgactcatatatttcataaaggttgaaTGATACaagactgcttataggggcttatataatCGCCAATGCAGCTATGCCCTTCttggggtcttgaagcaaattTATTACATGACTCAATCTTAGGACCTAAAGAAAgcaataggctaaacaatgccttgactcaaatcaaaataaaactaaagaaagacTTAAAACCTGCAAGGTAAATCAAGTAATATGAATAATGAAAtagacttaccttacttacctttgCGGATGGATCTTGTGACCGTTGGAAAGAGGAGCCAAattgatgatgtgaagtgttgtcgtttgaaggctgttctctttctcttgatactcaccgtttcacttaagtggagagatggtaaataaggaaaccaatctcttgcaaggaagaatggaccatataatGTCATCatctcttggaccaacttgcaTATCATAAGCTTCTCCTTTATTATCCTTGTTTCCGGATATAGTGAGTTGATCCATGCGTGTGGTGATGTCTTCTAGCTTAGAGTTGATGTTGCTTTTGATGAGAAGGACTTCTATAGCTTCATTGAAGCTTGCaacaacacctctagttcctgatcttgttcttggagcttgtctaagtgttggaatgttgatatctggttctatgtcctcatcattctctccctcttgagaaggttctgacctcagaacagtttcgtctgcatgaaagtaagataaatctgacacattgtaagtagaagaaacattaaactcaaccggcagctccaattggtaagcattgtcattaatcttcttcaagactttgaatggaccatctcctcttggtgaaagcttggacttcctttgctttggaaacctctcggacctcatatgtaaccaaacccaatctcctggttcaaatgacacctcctttcttcccttatcaccttgcttcttgttcctctcattttgcttctctaggttctccttaaccttctggtggattttcttcataagctCAGCTTTtgtctcaccatcagtactcaccatttgatccttttgtggtaggATAGGAGAGAGGTCTAAAGGAGTCATGGGTTTAAAgccatacacaatctcaaaaggtgaaagcttagtagctgaatgaggaactctattataagcaaattcaatgaaaggtaaacaatcaagccaattcctcaagttcttaccaaccgtggctctcaagagagtggatagagtgcggttaacaacctcagtttgtccatcagtttgaggatggcaagtggtagagaacaagagcttggtacccaacttcctccaaatggtcctccaaaagtggctcaagaactttgtgtccctgtcagaaacaatagttctaggaataccatgaagcttaaccacttctttaaagaataaatcagcagtttgagtggcatcattagtcttattgcaaggaataaaatgagccatcttagaaaacctgtccaccacaacaaagatggagtccttgttcctgatctttggcaatcctaaaacaaaatccatggaaatatctacccaaggtaggtcaggaataggtaaaggaatgtaaagaccatgaggatgtaacctggatttagctttgagacaaacaatgcatcttgcgcatagcttctcaacatctcttctcaagtgtggccagtagaagtgttctgccactatacttaaggttttgtcacgcccaaagtgtcccataagtccaccaccatgtgcttctctcaagatcaagtctcgcatggaaccttgtgggatacacaacctcttatctttaaatagaaactcatcatgctgatagaaagttccaaatgctgcttgcttgcattgcttgtagatgtctccaaagtctggatcctcttggtactgctctttgatgtgttcaaaccccattaccttggcttccatcaaagatataagcgcatgccttcttgataaggcatcagctacaatgttctcctttcccttcttgtacttgatgatgtaaggaaaagattccacaaactctagccaccttgcgtgcctcttcttcaaggtagtttgtcctctcaagtacttgagtgtctcgtggtcagtgtggatcacaaactccttagagagcagatagtgttgccaagtctccaatgatctcactagtgcatataactccttgtcataggtaggatagttgagtgtagctccatgtaacttctcactgaagaatgctactggctttcctccttgagttAATACTGCTCCAATGCCTgttcctgatgcatcacattcaatctcaaaagtcttgttaaaatcaggtaagactaaaacaggagcattagttaaactatctttgaggttttgaaaagcctcatcctggtcacttccccatttgaatgccacatctttcttgattactgaagttaatggggcagCTATGGTACTGAAGTCTCTaacaaatcttctatagaagcttgctaaaccatggaaactcctcacatgacctattgtagttggcgtgggccactcttgcactgctttgatcttctcttcatccacttttagaccctgtgaactaacaacaaagcctaggaaaactagttgatcagtgcaaaaggtacatttcttgagattagcataaagatgctcttggcgcaaggtttccaaaaccttttcaagatgaataagatgatcttctaagctgttgctatagactaagatatcatcaaagtatacaactacaaacttacagatgtactcccttagaacatggttcatgaggcgcatgaaagtgcttggagcattggtaagaccaaatggcatgactagccactcatagagacctctcttggtcttgaaagcagtcttccactcatctccttctttcattcttacctggtgataaccactcttcaaatctatctttgagaagatagtggcaccactgagttcatctagcatgtcatctagccgtgggattggatgtctatacttgatggtgatgttgtttatagctcggcaatcaacacacatcctccaagtcccatctttctttggcactagaagaactggaactgcacaagggcttagactctctcttatgtatcccttgtccatcaagtcttgcacttgtctctccaattctttggcttcttccggattgactctataggctggtcggtttggtaatggagctcctggtactagatcaatctggtgttctattcctcttattggtggtaaaccagcaggaatatcttctggaaagatatcagggaacttctcaagtagttgcacaacttctggtggaagttcttgatctttataatctgtcaaaacaccttccttaaagatcattagtagcacctgcgttttgttctctaaagattttaaaactttagatggactaatatagagattagtcttacttaccttgtttcctttgatcatatccttttgcaagtcaaagacttgttgtggagttaaaggagctaggttgtgcttgcggttgttgtgagtgaaactatagtagttggtgcgtccattatgtatggtctccttgtcaaattgccaaggcctgccaagcaaaagatgaccagcttgcataggaaccacatcacaaattaccttgtcagcatatcggcctatgctgaaagaaacttccacttgctcaccaatctttagctcagtttcatcatttaaccacttcaatctataaggtcttggatgcgtggttgtcttgagacctagcttatcaaccaaatacttgctagcaacattagtacatgaaccaccatcaacgatcaagctacataccttagattcaatggtgcatcttgtatgaaagatgttttccctttgaatggtttctggttcgaacatggcactaagtactcttcttgtcacaagtatctctccctcatctggataatcagtgatctcttcatcagtagcatccgcttctgcttcttcttcttgagtctcatatcctccatcttctctaaggatcatgactctttgattaggacaatctcttgcataatgtcccttaccttggcacttgtagcaagtgatgtctcggtttctaggtgcactaggcttgctttgatcagccttgttgcccttagatacatcagtagtggagttcttcttgaaccggctctcaacctcaatggacttgcctttgtcatttctttgagctggtggagtccaagtgttcttacttctacttgtagctgcggttttgcgcttgatgtgttgttctgcttggatagcaaagtggattagatcatggaagtgttcatagttctgtctctccacctttcttgttatcctatcttgaagtccatccaagaattgtgccatcaaggtttcctcagagtcttgaacttctaagcggttcctcatagcatcaaactcttcatagtactcctcaactgacttggatccttgagtgagcttcctgaacctcttttgcaagtcacggtagtagtaacttggcacatatcttcTCCTTAGCATGGttctcatgtcatcccaaagagcaatgggtgcacgtcttagccttctcctctcggatagctctcgatcccaccatgtcaaggcggtgtcagtgagctgagcagcagctagagagaccttccttagctcggagtaatggtagtagtcaaagatatactccatgcgtgtctcccaatcaatgtaggcatcaggattaacctttccagcaaaggttggtggcgtgagcttcaagtccttgcctccttgccatttgttgagatgaagcatcatgagtaaagagaaacaagatcaaggataagaaagcaaaggatcacgagtacttgtgacacaagtctgtccgtacagctaacctagcttggagcacaagggagcatagttggatattcaaataatgtgaagacttaagagaggagaagaggagaagaagaaactcgccaagtaaaagaaatggttggcgagtttgaagagagtcacgggtgagagtaaggagagagtggttcccaaccgttgggacctgtccctttcactctgctcactctgctcctctCTGCTCACACTGCTCccctctgtccatacgccagacttgtttaatattgttgcaagctctttgtttattactatccagagatttgtctctctttaaatactcctttgtatgcaaccatttcaagttaagtaaaaaaatgtctttcattctctttgtctctcaatctcgttactctctcatctctccacacttctaatcttatcattctttcatggtatcagagcactaagctcttgagacctttcacttccgcaacacattctctgatttcttttttttttttttttttcttttcatccgtgagacatcttgttcttgttttagttctatttttggcaaagttcttggtgttcttgaggtgttcttcaagttcatctccagattttaccaaaaatagcaaagtttgctcaaactgttcttgagagttctgtttttctttcttttcaaaaacatcttgttaaactattcttgagctgttcttatggattcctctggttcctctcatgaaaactcaagaatggtgactattccagttactctcaaaggaggtaactacttacactgggcgcggctaaccaagacagctctaggaggcagaggtctctggggagttgttgaagaaggcttagacaccaagaagaagactatcctaggagaggatggtaaggaggtggtggaagctgatgcggatgctgggaacaagaagagagttcaagaggatctcctggttctgtccatccttcaacacagcctggaaccaacaatcttggaagcctatgactactgcgagacttccaaagatctgtgggacacactcaagaaggtgtttggtaatgtctccaacatcaaccgtgtgtatgaagtcaagagggctatcaataacttgtgtcaggaggatactgagtttgataaacattttgggaagttcagatccctttgggcagagctggagatgttgagaccagcaaccttggaccctgatgtgttgaatgagagaagggaacaagacaaagtctttgctttgctgttcactctcaaccccgggtataatgacctaatcaaacacatcctgaggggagtgagtctcccatcccttgatgaagtttgtgctcagattcaaaaggagaagggttccgtggggctctttggaggaaaaggagctcttatcattgcaaaccaagctaaagaagcagaagagatgggcgtggcaaacaagggctcttacaaaccagaagagaagaaagtgtgggtgtgtgatcactgcaagaagaagggccacggcaaggacaagtgctggatcctccacccacatcttaagcctcagaagttcagaactccatatgctgatgctagagcacatttctctggtgagatgggaagttcatctacaccaaagcaagcaatggttcctggtgatggaaaggccttaacattcagtgggagttcagccatggggactgctcaggatgagactattaggaggtctgaccttcaggctctcatcaaagtcctcaaggacaactctggtaacacacttggtatctctcttaatgcatcattacaatcgcctattgcttgtattacttcaactcatgaaactagttgtgttaagcctcttgtaattgattcaggagcttctcatcacatgattagtgattctaggttgattagtaatgttaaacctgctctaggaaatgtgatgattgcaaatggggataagatacctattagaggtgttggaactcttaaactgtttgaaaaagatactagtgccttttatatgccatcctttgcatctaatcttttatctgtgaaaaaggtcactaatgatttaaattgcaaagtgatttttagtcctaacgaggttgtgtttcaggatattgagactagtaggttgcttggcaatggtgtgagcaagggagacttgtatcttcttgaagacatcaagccggcagctgatttatctactgctttcatttcaattcctgttgacaataatgtattatggcatgctagactaggtcatccacactctagggctctgaaccttttattgcctaatgtttcttttaaaaatgatggctgtgaagcttgtattcttggcaaacattgcaagactgtgtttcctaagtcttccacgatttatgaacactgctttgatcttattcattctgatgtgtggactgcaccatgcatatctagggagaatcataagtattttgtcacctttattgatcaaaaatcgaaatacacttggctgactatgattcaaaccaaagatagggtgctagatgctttcataaattttcaaaactatataactaaccaattcaatgttaagatcaaagtattcaggtcagacaatggaggagaatacacaagccatgcattcaaaaatcaccttgccaagcacggcatcatccatcaaactagttgcccttatacaccacaacaaaatggtgtagctgagaggaagaatagacatttgatggaagtggcaaggtgcatgatgttctataccaatgTGCCCAagcgtttctggagtgatgcagtcatgacagcatgtgATACAGGCACAAAACTGAGCCTCACAAGGATAGATTGATGGAACCAAGCTGCTGGTCGTATAACTCTTTCAGCCTGATCAGTTGATGGATTTGAATGGGATTTGCGGATTGGATGTtagattgaatctctcaatctgGTGGTTAGATGGAATGaagtgattgactctctcaaccTATGATGAATAAAGCTATTTGACTCTCTCAAACAACCTAATTCACAgatctaaagaaaacaaagtgcTTCTCACAACTCTGACTTCTAAAGAACAAATCAATTCAAAGACAAactttgaaaggaaaaaaaacaatactttgTATTAAACTTAGATCATAAAACGTGCCTCCACAATGGGAGTGCTAttgagcttatataatgctcaaaataaaagaaataaacagaAATAAACAGAAATCTTGCAAAACTAGCTGTTGGAGTAGTTTGGGGGATTTGGCTGAATGGATGGGATTTCTTGAGTCTTGATAACTTAGGCATGAACTGATGACGTCTAGGAATATCCTGGTTCACTGAATATGTCTTCAAAGTTCCAAGGAAAGATGGAAAGAGCCGTTGGAGATCTTTGAATAAAATGTTGCTTGAATCCAAATAAGGCAAACTGCTCCATATTCTTCTCCTCTTGGAGTGCTGCGATTTGAATGCTCTCAATATGTATTCAAGATCCTCTGGTAAGTGTAGAAtgtctcctggtcgccatatcTTGGTTTGGTAATGATCAAACCAAACAATTGTCCAACTTTCCATTTTTAGCTCTGGTTTGATTTGAGTGTATTCTCCaaggatccgcctgatccagtgtgtgctggtgcttcttaaggggttgtggagtgcttctagaagtagcacaaagtctcctggacgccaatatTTAGCTTGACATATTATATGCTCctgatcttctaaataaggcaagtcgggcCACCTTTGACTTGAAAATGGCATATCTCCTAAACCATTTATCCTTTTGATGTGAAACCAATTTCCTGCGTGCTCTTGTTGAGTATATAATCCAACAAAACCGGTTTCATGAATTAATTCCTCCTGGTGTGtaagatatggcattttgattGCACATATGTCCTGGCCGGCTTCTATAGCTTCTCTCAGCTTCATACTCTCCACTTGTTTTCTCATGATATCTTTCTCCATGGTTGGTTCTGATTTGATGTCCTCATCATACCCTCCCCCTTGAAGAAGTTTCGACCTCGAAACTATTTCTCCTGCACCAATAGAAAGCAAGTTAGCTTTCATCCTTCTTTGGGAGTCTAGAGTCTTACCTTGATAAACTTTAGGTGTGGTGATGCGTGGAGCATCTGGGGGTTCTCCTTTGAGTAGGTAAGATAGGATTACTCCTCTGGTTTGCTCTGGTTTTGGATCTGGTGGTTTTTCTCTCCAGTCTTTGGGTACTCCAATGGTTCCTGTTTCTGTCTTGACACTGAGGGGAAAGAGCAAGTGTATTATATTTGAACTTGAATTATTTAAAACTGGATACTTGAAAGCATAActagttaaaatattattccAGTAATTAACAACTTCAGATTTTTCACTTACTATTTTACCAAGTATCAACTCTGGTTTGGGGGCAGTGATTGGTGTTGGCCGGGAGTTGATAATCACATTGGTTTGGAGTATGTCTGATTCTAGACAATTTTTCTCAAAGTTTTCTTCACTTCCTGCATCAACAtctcttggcaaagacaagtgtattaCACTAGAAATAGACATCTCAGGGACTAGCTGAACAAGATTATCTTTAAAAGCATTTTCTGGTGTTTCTAAGTGTAAAATCTCTACTGAGGATCTACTTGGACAAGCTACAGCATAATGACCCTCTTGATGGCATCTATAACAGATTATGCTAGTTATCTTTAAAGGATCAGAAAACTTACATTGCTCTAGCTTCTGCTTTGGATATTGCTTCTCTGCTTGTTGTTCTGACTTTGTTGGAGCTGGAGATCTCGCCTCTGTCCTTTTCTTAGGTAGCTGTAGAGCTCCTTTAAACCACTGAAGATTTGCTTGAGGCTTGATCATATGTAGGGAACTCATCTTTAAATTCTGCTTTGCTTGAGTTCCTTTCTTTGGTTGCACATGTTGCTgctttggtttcttcttggatTGCACAACtttatcatcattttctttgctGCTAGAAGTGTTGCACGTGATTTCCCTTGACTTAGAACCACAATTCTTCTTTGGATTAATCTCTGGAGTTGACATGGGTGCTAGAATCAATCTCCTTGGCTTAGGAAATACATCTGGGCGCCTGAAATGATACTCCTTGTGGCTCTCAGCTGTTGTTACAAACTCCTCACGTAGTAGCTCCTTCATTTCTGTCCAAGAAGCATCACGATCATACCACCAGTATGCATACTCAGTTAGAGTATCTTCAGCAATTAGTGGTCTCTCCTCCTCTTCAATCTGATGAAGTTCAAACCATTGATCTAGGTCTTTCTCCCACTTCCAGTAAGCTTCTATTCCTTCATGATGGCCTGCGTATTGGATGTATCTTGGCTCATACTCTTCATCACTTCTTACAgcctcattttcttcttcttcagcaaaGTCACGCTCACTTGTTGCTCCATCTTCACGGTTTGCTTCAGAGTAGGGTAAACTGACTTGGGAATCAGTTTCATCATGGTTCTCTTCTTCATGATCAGAGTATGGTATCTCACACCATGGCCTCTCTTCCACATATGACTCCTCATGATCTGAGTTATCATCAACACCATCTTCTGGATAAACAACTTCTGGTTCATTCTCTGTTTCTTCATGGTAGCTGTGTTCATCTAGACTGATCTTGTATTCAGTTTCCTCTTGATACATCTCGCCCTCATGGTTAGATCTCTGGTCAGCTTCTTCTCTAGACCAATCTATGTAGCTGGTGTTGTCTTGGTACGGATCTGGTGGTTCTGGTTCAAGTTCTCCACCATCtggatcatcatcataatcagtATTGGAACAATCATCTGTCCACTGATCTTCTTCATAACCACTTTCTTCATCAGACAGAAATTGTTCTTCTTGCTCCCAATCACAATCACTTTGTTCTTCATCTCCCATGGTTCCCTGTTATAACACAAAACTTGTGGGTTAAGTGTTCTAATGGATACAGGAGTCAAATACAAGTGAAATAATAATTCAAGTGGCTAAAACTATATGCTTGGACCAAAATAAATATGCTATGCTttgaatgatatatatatatatatatatttttttttttaatattttttttgaatgaaatggATGCAATAAACAGaggaaagaaatatatatatatatatatatatatatttttttttggttttaaatgcAAATTCGAAAATGACACTAACTAAGGTAAACTTTGCA
Proteins encoded:
- the LOC130502287 gene encoding uncharacterized protein LOC130502287: MGDEEQSDCDWEQEEQFLSDEESGYEEDQWTDDCSNTDYDDDPDGGELEPEPPDPYQDNTSYIDWSREEADQRSNHEGEMYQEETEYKISLDEHSYHEETENEPEVVYPEDGVDDNSDHEESYVEERPWCEIPYSDHEEENHDETDSQVSLPYSEANREDGATSERDFAEEEENEAVRSDEEYEPRYIQYAGHHEGIEAYWKWEKDLDQWFELHQIEEEERPLIAEDTLTEYAYWWYDRDASWTEMKELLREEFVTTAESHKEYHFRRPDVFPKPRRLILAPMSTPEINPKKNCGSKSREITCNTSSSKENDDKVVQSKKKPKQQHVQPKKGTQAKQNLKMSSLHMIKPQANLQWFKGALQLPKKRTEARSPAPTKSEQQAEKQYPKQKLEQCKFSDPLKITSIICYRCHQEGHYAVACPSRSSVEILHLETPENAFKDNLVQLVPEMSISSVIHLSLPRDVDAGSEENFEKNCLESDILQTNVIINSRPTPITAPKPELILVSRQKQEPLEYPKTGEKNHQIQNQSKPEE